Within the Saccharopolyspora gloriosae genome, the region TGCTGACACGATCTCGGCAGCAGCCGAACTTGCCACGGCAGCTCGTGAACTGGCCGACGCCGTCCGCGCGCTGGCCGAACACGCTCCGCACGACCCCGATGCGTTGCTCACCGCCGAACAGCTCGGAGACCTCCTGCGGCTTTCGCCGCGCACATTGAAGGAGCAGGCAGCAGCCGGGCTCATCCCGCACCGCAGGTTCGGCAAGCACTACCGCTTCAGCCGCGACGACGCCGCAGAAATCGTACGGCTCGCCAGGAAAACTCCCATGCCTCAACGGAGAGGGTTCCGGGCGGCTTGACCCGGGCACCGTGCCCACACAGATGTCCGCCCCGGCACCAGCCGGGGCGGCTTCACAAAAGAGAGCAAGAGCAAGGAAGGAAGTGGTCATGGCCTACGGTCAACGACTGGGCGATGCCCAGGGTGATGGCTGGCGTGCCCGGTACAAGCGCCCCGACGGCACCTGGGGCAGCAAGTCCGGCTTCACGTCGGAAAAGGCAGCCGAGGGCTGGGGCAACGAGCAGGAAGCCCTGATCCGGCGGCACATGTGGATCGACCCCCGCAAAGGCGACACCCCGTTTGAGGACTTCGCGTCGGAGCTGCTGGACTCCATCGGTCCCCGGCTGGAACCGACGACGCTGGCGAAGTACAAGTCCCATCTGAACAACCAGCTGCTGCCACAGTGGTCCGCGTGGCCGTTGATCGGGATCTTCAACAGTTACCTGGAGATCGAGAAGTGGGTCTCCGAGCTGCATGAGGACTACGCCGAGTCCACGGTGTCGTCGGTGTTCGCGACGTTCTCAACGTTCCTCAACATGGCCTTCCGTGCTCAGTACATCCCGGCCAACCCGTGCTCGGGTATCCGGGTGACCTCGGGCGAGTTCGCGCCGGACCGCCTCGTCGCCACCCCCGTGCAGGTGCTGCGTGCGGCCATGCGGCTGTACCACTCGGCTGGTCCGGCGGGCTTCGCCATCGCCGTGGTGGACGCCTACACCGGAGCGCGCTGGAGCGAGCTGGCCGGTCAGCAGCGGCACGAGTACAACCGCGAGCGCCGGGCGATCCGGATCGAAGAACCGTTGAAGGAGATCGGAGGGAAGCTGTTCAAAGGC harbors:
- a CDS encoding helix-turn-helix domain-containing protein — protein: MSTHDPLTDAAAAGADTISAAAELATAARELADAVRALAEHAPHDPDALLTAEQLGDLLRLSPRTLKEQAAAGLIPHRRFGKHYRFSRDDAAEIVRLARKTPMPQRRGFRAA
- a CDS encoding site-specific integrase; amino-acid sequence: MSAPAPAGAASQKRARARKEVVMAYGQRLGDAQGDGWRARYKRPDGTWGSKSGFTSEKAAEGWGNEQEALIRRHMWIDPRKGDTPFEDFASELLDSIGPRLEPTTLAKYKSHLNNQLLPQWSAWPLIGIFNSYLEIEKWVSELHEDYAESTVSSVFATFSTFLNMAFRAQYIPANPCSGIRVTSGEFAPDRLVATPVQVLRAAMRLYHSAGPAGFAIAVVDAYTGARWSELAGQQRHEYNRERRAIRIEEPLKEIGGKLFKGGRRIGPGGVIADGGPSPAKRKTSRPGKGKKKGRTKTPASTRDVLLPPSIAVLYEALMDSHRHPFLFCTPDGNLLRRSNFRQRHWRPAWDGIEPDDPQAEDHVPAILMWFTFHEGRHTHSTWLTEDGVSEVARRARLGQKMKGIARVYDHVTPEMEQQVLEVLEARWAASVAALTAAERAQLMMWFPRLRDTLETSNGEPVQDRIAISSPFAS